One window of the Cryptomeria japonica chromosome 7, Sugi_1.0, whole genome shotgun sequence genome contains the following:
- the LOC131856757 gene encoding disease resistance protein Roq1-like, with protein MAKRAIQSRSRYHEYMPPTTGLAFQTDKRYHVFLSFRGPDVRNTLVAHLYQALSAAGLNVFLDSDKLEKGEVIELSLETVIERSAIRIPIFSTGYANSAWCLKEAASMLKYPGLIIPLFYAVDPVDVRYPSKNSSPYKQSFLKHYSHSDQYPREEIEWWKSVLQHICPCLNFGGHSVRYPRREIDSWKDALQEISSRSGWSMDITQGVTLEVAKHPVGLDSVKNALIQKLNLNSVDDVIKIGIWGIGGIGKTTVAKALYNQVYMEFEAVSFVFNISATAADETGQIFVQRSFERKTRTLVLDDVDAMVQLDALAEDWLVPGSRVIITSRDMNILNVANISSECIHEMSGLETNEALQLFSWHAFLRAPPIPGYEDLSRRVVEACKGHPLTLEVIGSFLYRRKDTSCWIEALNNITLNNITSYTSIFT; from the exons ATGGCTAAACGTGCCATCCAAAGCCGTAGCAGATATCATGAATATATGCCTCCCACCACTGGACTTGCCTTCCAAACAGATAAGAGGTATCATGTGTTTCTGAGTTTCAGGGGACCAGATGTCAGAAACACTCTGGTTGCTCATCTCTACCAAGCTCTCTCCGCAGCAGGACTCAATGTCTTCTTAGACAGTGACAAATTGGAAAAGGGGGAAGTAATTGAGTTGAGCTTGGAAACAGTAATCGAACGCAGTGCCATACGAATTCCCATATTTTCCACAGGCTATGCAAACTCGGCTTGGTGTCTCAAAGAGGCCGCTTCAATGTTGAAATACCCTGGTTTGATTATTCCTCTCTTTTATGCTGTGGATCCAGTGGATGTTAGATATCCTTCGAAGAATTCCAGTCCGTATAAGCAATCTTTTCTCAAACATTATAGCCATTCAGATCAATACCCAAGAGAAGAGATTGAGTGGTGGAAGTCTGTCCTTCAACATATCTGTCCATGCCTAAATTTTGGTGGCCATTCAGTTCGATACCCAAGAAGAGAGATTGACAGTTGGAAGGATGCTCTTCAAGAGATCTCTTCTCGCTCAGGCTGGTCCATGGATATAACTCAAGG GGTGACGTTAGAAGTTGCCAAGCATCCAGTTGGATTGGACAGCGTGAAGAATGCTCTCATTCAGAAACTGAATCTCAATTCAGTGGATGATGTGATTAAAATTGGAATATGGGGGATTGGTGGTATTGGTAAAACCACAGTTGCCAAGGCTCTATACAATCAAGTTTATATGGAATTTGAAGCtgtttcttttgtttttaataTCAGTGCCACTGCTGCAGATGAGACAG GGCAAATCTTTGTTCAAAGATCGTTTGAGAGGAAAACTCGTACTCTTGTCTTGGATGATGTTGATGCTATGGTACAATTGGATGCTTTGGCTGAGGATTGGCTCGTCCCTGGCAGCAGGGTTATAATAACTTCTAGGGACATGAACATTCTCAATGTTGCAAACATCTCATCTGAATGCATCCATGAGATGAGTGGATTGGAGACAAATGAAGCTCTACAATTATTTAGTTGGCATGCTTTTTTAAGAGCACCTCCAATTCCCGGTTACGAAGATTTGTCTAGAAGAGTAGTAGAAGCTTGTAAGGGGCATCCTCTTACATTAGAAGTGATAGGATCCTTCCTCTATCGTAGGAAAGATACAAGTTGCTGGATAGAGGCCCTTAACAACATTACTCTTAACAACATTACTTCTTACACCTCTATATTCACATAA
- the LOC131856756 gene encoding disease resistance protein RPV1-like, translating into MGRIIAEKEKDGNRRWEAAHLRKIDFIRLTVNEGNPQRLHMIYRHNLRYLHLQNVTIEDMTENTLPSSLIWLKLEDCTFATGKYRAIKKILAAIREQGHSTPADNSWQLKIMQLKGCSNLDSIPISSLFSFPCVQLLQHLDLERCRGLDYLPDTICRLSQLQTLNLAWWDMLNELHPKIGNLSQLQHLDLKGCGSLNNLPPSIGGLSHLEYLNLEMCYNLKNLPDTIGDLPQLQHLNLEACFNLKDLPHSIGALSQLQHLNLKMCYTLNNLPP; encoded by the coding sequence ATGGGGCGGATCATTGCTGAAAAAGAAAAAGACGGAAACCGACGATGGGAGGCTGCCCATTTAAGAAAGATTGATTTCATTCGCCTTACAGTCAATGAAGGCAATCCACAAAGGCTTCACATGATTTACAGACATAATCTTCGCTATCTTCATTTGCAGAATGTGACCATTGAAGACATGACAGAAAATACTCTGCCTTCAAGTTTGATATGGTTAAAATTGGAAGACTGTACCTTTGCAACTGGGAAGTATAGAGCAATAAAGAAGATCCTTGCAGCAATAAGGGAGCAGGGTCACTCCACACCTGCAGATAACAGTTGGCAATTGAAGATTATGCAACTAAAAGGTTGCTCTAATTTGGACAGCATTCCTATCTCTTCCCTTTTTTCATTTCCTTGTGTACAGCTGCTGCAGCACTTGGACTTGGAAAGGTGCAGAGGTTTAGATTATCTCCCTGATACCATTTGCAGATTGTCACAGCTTCAAACATTGAACTTGGCATGGTGGGATATGTTAAATGAACTCCATCCTAAAATTGGTAACCTGTCACAGCTACAGCACTTGGACTTGAAAGGGTGTGGTAGTTTAAATAACCTACCTCCTTCCATTGGTGGGCTGTCACATCTGGAGTATTTGAACTTGGAAATGTGTTATAACTTAAAGAATCTTCCTGATACCATTGGCGATCTACCGCAGCTGCAGCACTTGAACTTGGAAGCGTGTTTTAACTTAAAGGACCTCCCTCATTCCATTGGCGCTCTGTCACAGCTGCAACACTTAAacttgaaaatgtgttatacattaaATAACCTCCCTCCCTGA